CCGGAAACCGGGTTGGCTGCTGGTCGCCCTGGGCGTGGCGCTGCTCCTGATGCTGGCCTTCCTGTTTTTCCTCGTCCAGCGGCCGGACGGTGACCGCCTCGCGGCGACGGCCTTCTGGCGGCCGCTCGCGACGAACGTGCGGCCGACGACGATCGTGCTGGGCGACAAATATCTCTTCGGCCAGGCGCCGCCCCAGGGGGCGAACGCGTCCGCGCCGCCACGGCTGGTCTGGGATCGGTCGATCGCGGCGAGCGAGGATTTGTATGTCCATCTGATGCGCCGGCCGGACGAGGCGAAAAGCACCACCGTGCTGAACCAGCATTATGTTCCGTCAAGCTCGGTCACGGCACTGCGCGACATCCGCGCGGCGCTTGTGGGCGTCAAGGGCCGGGGGCGGGCGCGCATCCGGGTGATTTCCGCCTCGCAACTCACCCCCGACATCCTGAAATCGTCCGACATCGTCTATGTCGGCCAACTCGGCGACCTTGGCCCTCTGCTGCGTGACCCGTTGTTCCTCGCGTCGGGGCTGAAGGTCGGCCCTACCGAAAATGAGATGATCGATCGTGTGTCCGGCCGCACCTACCGATCCGACGGCCTCGTGCTGACCGAAGAGAGGATTCCGCGCCGGGATTACGGCTATATCGCTCGCCTTCCCGGACCGTCGGGCAATAACATCTTTGTCATTGCCGGTACGCGCGACGCCGGGCTGC
This genomic window from Sphingobium cloacae contains:
- a CDS encoding helix-turn-helix domain-containing protein, yielding MTVASHSASPPNGRAGDPTAGEDSLPPHHQALLAAAEPLRAELRAKRTGTLARLFELLLARTIEGRPPTELEIANEVFSDGRVIDSTQDSTVRVYVHRLRKLTESVYADREGPALEIRKGEYRIELKEPASAEQSGPSPPQDKGMASNGTRRKPGWLLVALGVALLLMLAFLFFLVQRPDGDRLAATAFWRPLATNVRPTTIVLGDKYLFGQAPPQGANASAPPRLVWDRSIAASEDLYVHLMRRPDEAKSTTVLNQHYVPSSSVTALRDIRAALVGVKGRGRARIRVISASQLTPDILKSSDIVYVGQLGDLGPLLRDPLFLASGLKVGPTENEMIDRVSGRTYRSDGLVLTEERIPRRDYGYIARLPGPSGNNIFVIAGTRDAGLLEMAELARSPEKLNAARLSGTGAPQGMVALYQVRTMGSLNLGSALVLKRKLRSQGIWDKPRSTPARS